One genomic region from Ochotona princeps isolate mOchPri1 chromosome 5, mOchPri1.hap1, whole genome shotgun sequence encodes:
- the LOC131480327 gene encoding small cysteine and glycine repeat-containing protein 5-like, with protein sequence MGCCGCGGCGGCSSGCGSCGGCGGCGGCGGCGGCGGCGSCTTCRCYRVGCCSNCCPCCRGCCGGCCSTPVVCCCRRSCSSCGCGSCGCGSCGSCGKGCGKGCCQQKCCCQQKCGCQKQCCC encoded by the coding sequence ATGGGTTGCTGTGGTTGTGGAGGTTGTGGTGgctgcagcagtggctgtggcagctgtgggggctgtgggggctgtggcggctgtggcggctgtggtggctgtggtggctgtggaaGCTGCACCACCTGCAGGTGCTACCGGGTGGGCTGCTGCTCcaactgctgcccctgctgccgcggctgctgtgggggctgctgcagcaCCCCCGTGGTGTGCTGCTGCCGCCGCTCCTGTAGCTCTTGTGGCTGTGGCTCGTGTGGCTGTGGCTCGTGTGGCTCATGTGGCAAGGGCTGCGGGAAGGGCTGTTGCCAGCAGAAGTGCTGCTGCCAGCAGAAGTGTGGTTGCCAAAAGCAATGCTGCTGCTAG